From the Hordeum vulgare subsp. vulgare chromosome 1H, MorexV3_pseudomolecules_assembly, whole genome shotgun sequence genome, the window CATGTGGTTGACCTGTAAAAGATGGGTTGGccatccgaggaccccttagtccaggactccctcaAGGACATCTCTCAAAGATCGGAAGGAATATTGGGTGGGAGACAAATGATGTGTATGTGCATTGATTCATCCACTACCTTCCGATGTGAATTCCCACTAAATAGTACGGGTTCCCTACGACTAAAGCAATAAACACATAGAGAACACCATCTTCGTTCTTTTCCGTCCGGAGGGAAAGCCCAATCATCTTATGTCCAAAATGAGGTACCTGAAGAACTTGACACACGATTAGATcacatagtgagttgtcatcatcaccgaAACACTAAGGAGGAAAATGCCTTAACAATAGGGATGCATGCTACACAGGAGCACATGCTTCAGTGGAAGGCAACACCAGATGTAGTAGTTCATTCGTCTTTTGAGCTATTCAGGTCGGTGTTATAATTAGTTTGGTGTTTCCAATTTCTACGTTTACTAGCACTACACACGCCTTCTCTCATGCTGTTCATGGCTGCCTGGACGTGTCATTCATCGTTAATGCCCACTGGAAAAAATAGCGCGCTATAGCGCCGCTAATAGTACGATATAACGTGTAGACAACTGGCTTGCTAAATTGATCAGTGTGTAATGTCTCGCTAATAGCATGTTGTAGCGCGCTATAGCACGCTAATAACATATTTTGAGAGGCCACGCTATTTTGTGTAGCACGCTATTTTTTTCCCAATCATCATTGACACCAAGTGTTGAATGATTCCACCATTGGACGACCGACCCCACATGGACTCTACATCCTGGATGGCCACCACCAGGCAACAGATCGACACTGCATGCCTCGCTAGGCTTTAGATTCTGGTAATGCAAATCCATCTCCACCTCACTTCAGAGTCATTGTTCCTATATTCTTCCTAAGTGTGAATAAGCAGGAAATCTTGCGAAGAGATCAATGCATCATCTCTTATGCAACTGCTACTACAATTGATTCCTTTCCAAGTGTTGTAAGATCTTTTTACAAGGCTTAGCAACATATCTCTTCTTAATTTACCTGGATTCGATTAAATATGCCGAatcattcctctcaaatagtttttttTCAACACATTTGGTATGAACTCGTGACTTTGAATCTTTGCTTCGTTCATCAGATCATGTCTAAAGCACAAGAGTGCATTTCCTGTTGTACGGACTTTCACATATGTTCGTGCCTAGATTTTTTACTTTCATAAATAGGTTCTTATGTCAACCTATTCGTGCATATCTGGCCTAAACGAACATTTATAGGCAACAATAGTCTTCCCGCCTTACTGTCAACTCCACACCTGTCAAATCTTGACATAAATTTTGTCCCTAGTCACTATTCAGTTGATGGATGGAATGAATTCATAAGTGTGAGTAAGCTAGACTTTGTCATCCAAATCTTTAAGATTCAAATTCACATTTTTAATAAGAGGTCATAAAAGGTATACATTTGTTTATCTACAATCTTGGGCCTCTTAATTGTTAAAGTTTTCGGCATTCGTGGTTTTTTATCCAAGAGTTATATTTTCGTAATCTAGAATACCTTCCTATATAATTTTATAATTGTTTGTAGGCTATTCTAAATGGAAAAGAATGCAAACATTTCAACAACACCATGCCAACACATACCTCAATGGAATTTTGGTAGTACTTTGAATTTATTTGCTTTACCCATGACCAATATTCCAGATTGTTTTTGGCAAGTAGATCCACCATATTGCTATTGAGTTACTGTTGAGCATATTCTTACGTTTCTGCTCATATCCACATTCACCTTTTACAAGTGTGTGTTTGCTTCTTCATGAAATGCGAAAATAAATACCAATTGGTCCATGTCAATAATCCCTATACTTGTCAAATTACGTTCTACAATTAATGGTTCGGATTAGTACATTTCAATGTCCATCATCTTGTTGAACTGCTACCCTTTTTATTTGTAAATTATTATAACTCTTAACTTAAGGGCATATAGCTAGATGCATGGTACTCAAACATTTTTGTATTTTCTGGCTATGTCTATATGCTATAATTATGAATTCATGTGCATAGTTCGTGATGAAGAAGCGATGAATTTTCAGGAATTTCTAATTGTGCATTTATCATATGAGCCATCATAATAGCTTGCTTTTCAATGTTGTGATGACATACTAATGGTGTTCTTCGTAACAGAAAGCCTGCAAATGACTCATGTCATTGGTGGTTTACCCACATGATGAAATTTGATCCTATAAACACATGACGAGCGTAAAATTTTCTTTTTTACCGAAGTAAACTGATGTCATGTTCCTTCAAATGGATATGTACACGAATAGCAAAAAGATGCATGCCATTAGGCATTTCCTTCATTTCAACCAACTTATTTATCTGTTAATAATTTAGCTGAGTATGATTTTTTTGAGGGTATATTCGTCTCAGCTAGGAAGGTCTTTGTGTGGCTTTGGTCATCCTAAATGTTGTGCACACTCTTTTTTCTTTCATGTTAGCTTTGTGAAACAAATATAGCCCCTGATCTGCTCATGGCTAATTTCCTTGTTGTACGGTTTGCCACTCCAGAATAGTAGTCTTTCACGACTACTAAGATGTTCATATCCTGGCGAGATATTTAGTTCGTGTTTAATCTTACCATAACTACACTTAGTTCATAGAAAGGGTGGCTTGCATGCCACGCATGCTATGTAGAAACTGTTAAAttccttgtttttattttgttatcATGAAGCTAATGTTTTACTGAGTTGTTTTTGTCTTATAGACGTTAAATGGATACAATGTGTCTTAACCGAAGTCCCACTCCAGGAAAAGCGGTAGGAGGTGAGAATGGGGCATAATTGTCCTCGCAGATTCTTCCAACTTTTTTTAGGCAAGATTCTTCCAATTGTGTCTCTCCCACGGGTGGTGCCTGCTGTAAGTCTCCCACGGATGGCCTTACCGTCGTCGTCGACCCCAACAATTCAAGTTCTCAAGATAAGAAGCAGCCCAAATCCAAGAATAAATGGTTTCCAACGTTACAATTTTCCGTGTATCTTTGTTCCAAATATGCACTCCACCATGTTTACTTGGACAATATTTATATGTTCCTTTCACGTTCACCTAAGAAATAGATTCTGAAATCTTCATTAGATATTCGATTGCATTTTGGCTTTACAACAAACTAAATAGGCTATGGCCCGTATTCTTTATGGAGAATTCTGTGACATTTATTATACAATTGTGATTACTTTTTGGTTTGCTTGAAGTTCACATGGCATCCTTGAAAGATAATTGATGGGTTTGTCAATCTCCTTTTCTCTAGAGAGGAGGGGTTTCATCCTATAATATGAATTTAAAATTTTATGCACGGTGATTTTCACTTGTTTTGATTGAAACATGTGTTGAACGTGCACACTAATCTTTACCTAACAGAAAGGCTAATGCTTCTACCCACGAGTCATACAATTTTGTAGAAAACCCTCTTCGTTTTCCAGAAATTAACCCGTGGCCCATCTTATAATACAtagaaaacgaatcgttttttctcATTTTATAGAAACCCCCTCCTTTTTCTGCTAATAAACTCGCAGTACATCTTTAAgtgagaaaataaatctttttttACGTTTTAGCAGAAAAGCCCTATCCTTTTAGATAATTAATTCGCGGTCTATCTAGATCAAATAGTACTCTTCttaaaatattcatatcttttaaaattttaagatgttatatatgaaatctgattaaaaaaatatgtagagtctgaatatgatgttattttacatgCTATCGATTTTTTAAAATGCTATTTAGAGTGCAAGATTAATCAATAGCGCATGATGTGTTATTTTTTTGCCGACAACGATCAACATTGCAAATGAACGCCTCAGCAAAGCCAGTGAAGACAAATAAACTGTCAATAACTATGCATGCAAGCCTCGACAAAATCTCacatgaaagaagaagaagatttttaATCTAATGCCGATAGAAAGACGCCTTGACAAGACATATTGAAATCTTGAGTTATGGTTATTATTGGGTTAGGATATGTGTGTTTTTTCCCGTTACACACGTCTTTTTTTTTTACTAATAATTGTCATCAGGGACTCAGGGTTCTCAGTTCAGCCCCCAAAGCGGCGCAAGCCTAGAGGGACCTGACCACCTTCTCTCTTCCTCTCACCGTGCCGCGCGGGCCAACACCCAACTTGTCCCGAATTCCGATCTCCCACGCCGCCGTCCTTACCGCCGTCGACGAGGTTGGTGGACCGGAGGCCATCGGCGGGCGCGCCAAACCTGCTTAACCCAACCACAAAGGTGCCGCTTTTTCCAAGTTTATTCTCGTCCATCTTCGTTCGCTCGTTTTTTTCCTCCTCCCGTCGCTGTTGTTTGATCCGTCCCGTCTCTGTTGGTGGCAGGCTAGGGTTGCGGTCCGGGCGCGTCGGGGCTCGCGATGGACGACAGTGCCGTGGGCGAGAAGCGCCTATTGGAGACGGAGGATCAAGGAAGCCCGGGCGGAGCCGCCGAGGAGGAAGTGGGGGGCGCGCAGGTCGGTGCCGAACCGGCGCCCGATGCGGCCGCCGCGAAGGTGGGTGGCAGCGGCGAGATCTTGGATGCCAGAGAAGGGGACGCGGCCGAGGGGGTTGTGCAGGCGCAGGAGGGTGGCGGCGGTGAGGTTGTGGAGGTCAGACAAAGGGACGCCGGTGGCGACGAGGTGGTATCTGATGTGGCCTGGAATGAGACGACCATGGATCCATCGGCAGGCTATGATCAACAGGATGCTAGGAACGGAGCAGCGCAGGGAAACGGACCGCCACCCTCAGCAGAATCGGATGAGGATGCTGATCTGTTTGTGGAGGTAGAGCAGCAGGAGCTGGCTGGTTCAGATCAGAGCGAGGAGTTTTTTGAGAATGCAGAGGCTTCGGTGACTGGAGAATCTGTCGCTGCTGAATGCGAGGCAATTGAGGATGATAGGCCTGCCGAGATTGTTGTTGAGGAGGATGCACACGATGAGCATCGGGAGCGCTTAGAGGAGCAAGCCATGTTGGAAGCTATCAGGCAGTGTGTGACAGATGCTGTTTTGGCTGAACATCTCGATGAGGAACCTGAGAAGGGCAGTGAAGATGTTCCTGCCTGTGACAGCAATCCTGACATGAACTCTAGTGAACCTGAACATGTTCAAGAAGCTAGGTTGGTTGGGCAGAGCAAACAGCAGCCAGAATATAGCAAGGGAGATACTGCTGCCCGTGATAGCAAGCTTGAGGTCCCTACAAAATCTGGAGGCGAGCCTGATGTGATGGTCGAGGAATTGGATGATGCAAACTCCTCTGATGATGAGATTAAGGCTAGCTCTGCTCCTGCACGATCCTCTAATGCTACAGCAGGTCAGGCTAAtggcccctctttgccgtctcgtCCTGCTGGCCTTGGATCATCGTCTTCCTTGTTGCCTCCTGCCCGACCTGTTCACGTGCTAATGGTCCAGTCGCTGTGGACAGGGATGCTCGGCAGGATACTGAATCTGCTGGGGACGATGGAGATGAGAATGATGAAATCCGGGAGAAGCTCCAGATGATCCGGGTTAAGTTTTTGCGTCTTGCTAACAGGTTTGGGCAAACGCCTCAAAATATGGTGGTCTCGCAGGTTCTTTACCGGCTCGGGCTGGCAGAACAGATTAGAAGAAACGGCCGTGGTGTTTTTAACTTTGATCGAGCACAAGAGATGGCAGAACGGCTTGAAGCTGCTGGAAATGAGCCCCTTGATATGTCCTGCACTATATTGGTTCTTGGTAAAACCGGGGTTGGCAAGAGTGCTACTATAAATTCAATTTTCGATGATGTGAAGCTAGAGACTGATGCTTTTGAATCCAGCACCAGAAAAGTTCAAGAAGTAGTTGGTATGGTTGAGGGAATCGAAGTAAAAGTGATTGATACACCTGGCCTTTCATCCTCATCTGCAGACCAGCACTACAACCAGAAAGTTCTCAATTCTGTGAAGAAAATAGTGAGCAAAAACCCTCCTGATATTGTTCTTTATTTTGACCGACTGGATCTGCAGAGCAGGGACTATGGTGATGTCCCTCTGTTGCAGACCATTAGCAAAGTTTTTGGAGCCTCGGTCTGGTTCAATGCTATAGTAGTGTTAACTCATGCTGCATCTGCACCACCAGATGGACCAAATGGAATTCCTCTGAGTTATGAGATGTTTGTCACCCAGAGGTCCCATGTAGTCCAGCAAGCTATAAGGCAGGCGGCTGCTGATGTTCGTCTTATGAATCCAGTCGCCCTAGTGGAAAACCACTCAGCTTGCAGGACAAACAGGTCAGGCCAGAGAGTGTTGCCAAATGGACAAGTCTGGAAGCCACAGTTGTTGTTGCTCTGCTTTGCGTCAAAGGTTCTAGCAGAGGCTAATTCGTTTCTCAAGTTGCAGGATAGCCCCGCTGGTAAAACTTCTAGCACGAGGGTTGCTCCACTTCCTTTCCTCCTCTCCTCACTTCTTCAGTCTCGAGCTCCGCTGAAGTTGCCCGAGGAGCAGtttggtgacgatgatgatcttgAAGATGATTTGGCAGATGATTGTGGTTCAGATGATGGTTCAGACTATGATGACCTGCCTCCTTTCAAGCGCCTCACTAAGGCTCAACTTTCAAAACTCAACCATGCGCAGAGGAAGGCATATCTTGAGGAACTAGACTACAGAGAGAAGTTATTCTACAAAAAACAGCTGAAAGAGGAACGTATGCGTCGTAAAATGATGAAGAGGATGGCAGCAGAAGCCAGGGCCAGAGAAGATGATTTCGGTAACAGcaatgttgatgacgatggcagtACTCCGACCAATGTTGCAGTGCCTATGCCTGACATGGTATTGCCCTCGACTTTTGATTCTGACTATCCTAGCCATCGCTACCGTTTTCTGGATACACCAAGTGAATGGCTTGTGAGGCCTGTGCTGGAGACCCAGGGATGGGATCATGATGTTGGCTATGAAGGTCTAAACGTTGAAAGATTATTCGCTGTCAAAGGTAAAGTGCCTCTGTCTGTGTCTGGCCAGCTAACAAAGGACAAGAAGGACAG encodes:
- the LOC123438214 gene encoding LOW QUALITY PROTEIN: translocase of chloroplast 101, chloroplastic-like (The sequence of the model RefSeq protein was modified relative to this genomic sequence to represent the inferred CDS: inserted 1 base in 1 codon), producing MDDSAVGEKRLLETEDQGSPGGAAEEEVGGAQVGAEPAPDAAAAKVGGSGEILDAREGDAAEGVVQAQEGGGGEVVEVRQRDAGGDEVVSDVAWNETTMDPSAGYDQQDARNGAAQGNGPPPSAESDEDADLFVEVEQQELAGSDQSEEFFENAEASVTGESVAAECEAIEDDRPAEIVVEEDAHDEHRERLEEQAMLEAIRQCVTDAVLAEHLDEEPEKGSEDVPACDSNPDMNSSEPEHVQEARLVGQSKQQPEYSKGDTAARDSKLEVPTKSGGEPDVMVEELDDANSSDDEIKASSAPARSSNATAGQANGPSLPSRPAGLGSSSSLLPPARPVXRANGPVAVDRDARQDTESAGDDGDENDEIREKLQMIRVKFLRLANRFGQTPQNMVVSQVLYRLGLAEQIRRNGRGVFNFDRAQEMAERLEAAGNEPLDMSCTILVLGKTGVGKSATINSIFDDVKLETDAFESSTRKVQEVVGMVEGIEVKVIDTPGLSSSSADQHYNQKVLNSVKKIVSKNPPDIVLYFDRLDLQSRDYGDVPLLQTISKVFGASVWFNAIVVLTHAASAPPDGPNGIPLSYEMFVTQRSHVVQQAIRQAAADVRLMNPVALVENHSACRTNRSGQRVLPNGQVWKPQLLLLCFASKVLAEANSFLKLQDSPAGKTSSTRVAPLPFLLSSLLQSRAPLKLPEEQFGDDDDLEDDLADDCGSDDGSDYDDLPPFKRLTKAQLSKLNHAQRKAYLEELDYREKLFYKKQLKEERMRRKMMKRMAAEARAREDDFGNSNVDDDGSTPTNVAVPMPDMVLPSTFDSDYPSHRYRFLDTPSEWLVRPVLETQGWDHDVGYEGLNVERLFAVKGKVPLSVSGQLTKDKKDSSLQMEVASSVKHGEGKTSSVGLDLQSVGKDMAYTIRGESRFKNFRRNNTAAGISATLLGETVSAGVKIEDRLIVNKQLRLLVSGGAMSGKGDAAYGGRLEATLRDKDYPIGRMLSTLAISVVDWHGDLAIGCNAQSQIPAGRSSNLIASLNVSNKGTGQVGIRLNSSEHLQIALLALVPIYKNIRKLLDSYYESA